The region AATAATATAGGAGATTGCCATAAGCGGACTGTAAAAGAAGGCCGAGAAAAGTATATAGAAAAATATTTCCCCAACTCTTGCAATTTGAATGTCATAGAAATAGATTAACCAAACAGGAATAATTAAAATTCCATATAAAACATACATTAAATTTTTAGGATATCTTATTCCTAATCGAATTAAATAACTTAATAACTGAGCTCCTCCAACAACATGATAAAATAACAGAAAGTAATTTTCAAAAACCAAGTCATAATGTTTAATGATAAGCCATCCAATGATATATGCAATGAAAATTGTGAACTGAACATAGAAATCATATTTAAAGAATGTTTTCATGAGATTGATTTTTAGTTTGAAATTTAAACATTGTCTGATAACAATCTATGAGATAGAGAATCGCCAATACCGGACTGTAAAAAAGGGAAAGTATAGGAATTATCATGAAAATTCCGGCAAGATCATCAAAACTTCCACTAATCACCAGCAAAATAAGTGATAGAAAAACAGGTAAGATAAGATAACCATATATTTTAAAGATTAATGATTTTTTATAATTGTAGGAACATCTTATCAAATAGCTTACTAACTGTGAAATTCCTACACCGAAATAAAAAAGATAGATTAATTTTTCACTTCCTAACAAAAAGCTAATCAATACAATTATTGAAATAATAACAAAAATTGTTAATTGGAAGTAAAAATCGTTCTTGGCAAAAGTTTTCATGGTCATTAATTTTTAAAGGTTTAAAAAATCTCCTCTTGTTCGTTTATTCTGGATTTTAAAAGCGAAATACATCCAGATTTTAAATATCAGTGTTTTCATTTTTAATGATTTTATCTTTATTCATTGCATGTTTACGACCTTTTAAGAAAAGCAGCAGGTTCAGAAGCATCATTATTCCAAGGTAAATGGAGAATCCGCCGATCTTTTTACTTAATGCGACCACCAGTCTTTCAACCGTTTCAATTTGGAAAAACTCAATGATACAAAGCGCAAAACCAATATTCAAAAGATAAAACCCGATTTTAAACAGTGAATTTGTTGCCATTGCAATATCTTCTTTTTGGTGGAAAATATCGATCATAAAAGTTTTGGAATTTTTAAACAAGAACTGAGACACAAAAACCGTCAACATAATGACAATAGGCAAATAAATCATGTAAGCAGAAAAATTGTAGGTTGCTGTGGTTAAAACTGTTGCATTCATAGTATATTATTTTATAGTTAAATTTTTTCTCAGAAAGTAAAGTGTAAAAATGTTCATATAATGTAAAAAGCAAAGAATCAAAGTGATATATCCTATTTTGATAGCAGTGACTGTCAGAACCTGTTCCAGGGAATTCACCTTGTCCCAATTACTCAGATTAATGGCGATATAACCGAGATTGATCAAATAATAACACCCTAAAAGTATTCTGTTGATTGTCAAACAAAGATTAGCATCATGAATCAGATAATCCAAATAGTATTTCCCTGCATTATAACATCTTCTCCCAACATCAATCGTGATATATGAGCTTATGGAAAGGAAAAGTATATATGAAATAATATTGAACATTTTGTAAATATTATATTTTCAATAATTTTTGAAAGTATATTTGAAATAAAAAAGGAGATTTGCTCCTTAAGTATTCTTATAGGTATTAAAAAGATTCTTCGCTTTGCTCAGAATGACAATCTTTAATATCCTTTATTTTAATAAATTAGTGATCTTTCCGACCAGCCAATGATCATCACTTTTTATGGCAAGATCCATGATATTGAATATTTTTCCCGTCACATTTTCCATTTCGTCCATTAAAGCGGTAAATTTTTGAGCCTCTTCCGTATTTTCATCTATATTTTTTAATTCAGAAATTGAACTTAAAACAGGTTCGATTTCTCTTTTCTTACGTTCTTTCACCAACTGTTTAAAAAGATACCACATATCTCTTTCTGCAAAAAAATATTCTTTTCGGTCCCCCTTCATCAATTCTTTTCTTACCAAGCCCCAATCCATAAGGTTTCTCAGATTCATATTGGCATTTCCCCTTGAAATTGCAAGCATTTCCATCACCTCATCAGTAGAGAGTGGTTTTCCTTCAGCCAAAAGCAATGCATGAACCTGTGCCATCGTACGGTTAATTCCCCAATTGGTCGCCAAAGTTCCCCAAGTCTGAATATATTTTTCTTTAGCTTCTGAAAGTTGCATTTTATATTTCTTTTAAATTCTAATACAAATATAATTATAATTTTTGAACTTTCAATAATTTTTGAAAATAAAGTTATAATAAAAAACAGACACCCTTTCGAATGCCTGCTTCATCTATCATTGCTGTGTTTTATAACTTTCTACTAATCTCACAAACTCAGCTCTATACCCTTCATCATCTTTACCTCTTCCTTTTTTTGCAAGATTTTCTACTTCTTTCAGATCTTTATTTTGGATGAATTTTGAATTTCTTAAAATCAAACCAAACCATGCAACGGAAGAAGCAAACTTAAAATCCTCGCTCGCTCCGGAAATGGAAATATCAGATTTTTGTACTACCTGAGTGATCTCAGTACTTTTGTCACCATCCGGTTTTTTATACCTGAATTTTACCGTTGCCAGTTCGTTTCCAAAATTTGAATCGGAAGTTTGATGAGTATATTTAAGTTCAGTTTCTTTAGGAAGAAAATCGGATTGCACATCGTTTGGAATGATCTCATACAAAGCCGTTACTGTATGTCCGCTTCCCAATTCTCCAGCATCTATAGCATCGTTGGTAAAATCTTCATTCTTCAGCTTTCTGTTTTCATAGCCGATCAATCGGTACGATTTTACAAATTGTGGATTAAACTCGATCTGAATTTTTACGTCTTTCGCTATAGCATACATACTTCCTGCAAACTCTTTCCCGAGAAATTTATTTGCTTCCTGCATATTGTCGATATAAGCATAGTTCCCGTTGCCTTTGTCGGCTAAAGTTTCCATACGGTTGTCTTTAAAATTACCCATTCCGAAACCTAAACACGTAAGAAAAACCCCTGATTTTCTTTTTTCTTCTACCAAGGTCTGTAGATCTCCTGTTGAAGAAGCTCCGACATTGAAATCTCCGTCTGTAGCAATAATAACACGGTTATTCCCTCCTTTTATGAAGTTTTCCTGGGCAAGTTTATAGGCCAGTTCAATTCCTTCTCCTCCTGCAGTACTTCCTCCTGCCTGAAGATTATCCAAAGCTTCAATGATTTTATTTTTTTCACGGGCTGAAGTAGGAGAAAGAACCATGCCTGCGCTTCCTGCATAAACTACAATTCCAACTTTATCTTCAGATCTTAGTTGATCCAGCAAAACTTTAAAAGAAGATTTCAGTAACGGTAATTTATTGGGAGCATCCATAGAACCGGAAACATCGATCAGGAAAACAAAATTGGAAGCCGGAAGCTGATTCGCCGGAATACTTTTCCCCTGAAGGCCAATCTTTAAAAGCTTGTATTTAGTATTCCAGGGAGAATCACCGTACTCTGTATTAATAGAAAAAGGCTGATCGTTTTTCGGCTGTGGATAGGAGTATTTAAAATAATTGATCATTTCTTCAATTCTCACCGCATTTTTATCTACCATTTCTCCATTATTAATCATTCTCCTGATATTGGAATAGGCAGCATTATCAACATCGATTGAAAACGTAGATACCGATTGGTTCTTAGTCAACTCAAAAGGATTTTCTATAAACGCATCATATTCCTCATTATTTTGCTTTTCAATGAATTTTGCTTTTTTAATACTATCCTGAACTTTCTGAAGTTTTTCGTATGCTTTTCTTTGTTTTCTTGAAAGTTTTTTGGTAGTAATAACAACTACTCCGTTTGAAGCTCTGCTTCCATATAATGATGTTGCTGAAGCATCTTTTAATACATTGATACTTTCAACAGTATTTGGATTTAGCTTGCCAAATTCTTTTGCATCCGAAACTTTACCGTTAATCACATATAAAGGTTGTGCATTACCGTTCAAACTTCCAATTCCCCGAATTAAAACTGTCGGCTTTGATCCAGGTTGTCCACTTCCAGTGTTAATATTAACTCCAGCTAATTGACCTTGAACTATATTCATAATATTTGCATTAGGGCGCTTTTCAATGAACTCAGTTCTTACATTAGGAGAGTTCGAAATATATCCGTCATTTGTCTGACCTTGAACATAATTTAAAGCAATCGAAGGTGATGAAGTAATATTTTCCTTATATTTTTTTGAACGCTTATTGCTTACAATTTCTGTTGATGCAATAGATGTAGCACTTGAAGTATAAGATTGTTTTTTCACAGTTCTGTAACCTGTCACTACAACTCCTTCAATACTAGTTTCTTTATCTTCTTTATCCAAAACACCATCACCATCCGTTCCTTCATATTTCTCTTTTTCAGATTGTTGATTATCTTTTTTCTTAATATAATATTGATCTGTAGTATAAATTTCATTGACCTTTTTTACAGGCTCAGGAATTTTATCATCAAACACTAAAGTTGAAGGTTTTTCGACTGAAGATTTAGCTACCGCAATTTCCTTCTCAATATTAGACTTCACCGTACTATCGATCGCTTGAACACTAGAATTTACTTTAGGATAAACCGTATGCTGAGCAATTGCAGTTTTTTTAATTGCTGAATCATCATTTTTATTAATAAAGTAAAAAGCACCTAAACCGATGATTAAACTTACTGCAATACCGTAAGGAAGCCAAATTGGAATAATTCTTTTTTTATTTTCTTTTATATCTAATTTTTCTTCAACCTGAGCCCAAACTTTATCAAACCCAGGAAAAGTCATAGGTTCTTCCACTTTTGAAGCCTCATTGAATTTTTTATCGATATCGTGATTATTTTCCATTTTGTAAAGTTTTTAAATGTTGTGATTAACCAGAAGTTCCTGAAGTTTTTTTCTCGCGAAATTCAGTTGGGATTTTGACGTTCCTTCACTGATTGAAAGCATTGTTGCAATCTCCTTGTGTGGATACCCTTCAATGGCAAATAGATTAAAGATCGCCCGGCAACCTTCCGGAAGAAAATTGAGAAGTTTGAGAATATCTTTTTCGAAAGAAAGATTTTCTACTGGTACATCTGAAGATTCAATCATATTCTCATCCAGCGAAATGTGAAGTGCTTTCATGGCTCTTAATTTCTGCAGGCATTCATTCACCGTAATTTTTTTTGCCCAGGCTTCAAAAATATCCGGATTCTGTAGCTGATCGAGCTTTGTGAAAATCTTATAAAAAGTATCGGCCAGTACTTCCTGTATATCTTCATCATTTTTCAGGTAACGTCTGCAAACCGAGTAAAGTTTGCCTGCCATATTTTCGTAGACTTTCCGCTGTGCGTTACGGTCGTTCCGTTGACATGCTATTAGTAATTCGTGTTCCATAGGTTGGCTTTATACTCTAATAGATGCAGGAAACTGAGAAAGGGTTGGAAACATCTAAAACTTTTTTTAAAAATATGAAATTTCTCTTTTGCATAATGACATCATATTGAGACAAGAATTAAAAGAAACTTTTCATAAAAAGTAAATATTCGATTTAACTTTTTGCCTTGTAACAAATCTGTAATATGAACGACTATTCATATAAATAATCTTTTTATAGTAATGAAAAATACCAAAATTGCGTCATTACTTTTTGTTTTGTCTGCAGGAAGTATAATGTTTGCTCAGGATGACTTAATCAACAAGTTAAAAAACAATCAATCTCAAAATGCTAATTTCCAGTTCACAACGTTGAAAGACGTAGGAGCAACTTCGGTAAAAAACCAAGGTTCTTCAGGAACCTGCTGGAGTTATTCAGGAAACTCTTTTCTTGAATCTGAAATGCAGAGAATGGGTAAAAAGCCAGTTGATTTAGCGGAAATTTTCACTGCAAGAAATTCTTATCATGATAAAGCAAAATTATACGTTCTAAATAATGGTGCCATCAGTTGGGGAGACGGAGGAGAATTGCACGACGTTATCAACATGTATAAAAAATACGGAGCAGTTCCTCAAGATGTTTACACAGGTTTAAAATCCGGACAAACATTGAACAATTTCTCTGAAATGCAGGGTAAAATAAAACCAGTTCTGGATAGCTTGGTTCAGGCTGCTTCCAAAGGGAAATTAACGGATAACTGGATGGCTTCTGTAGATGCTATTTTAGATGAATATTTAGGGAAAATTCCGACCAACTTTACGTACGAAGGAAAATCTTATACTCCGCAAACCTTTGCTAAAGAAGTGGTAGGTATCAATCCTGAAGATTATGTAGAAATTTCTTCTTATAAAGATTATCCATATTACCAAAAATTTGTAGTTCCAATTCCAGATAACTGGAGCCATGATTCTGACTGGAATGTACCGATGAAAGATTTAACTGCAATTATCGATAACGCAGTAAGCAAAGGATATTCTGTAGGTTGGGCAACCGACGTTTCCGAGCCTTATTTCTCTTACAAAAACGGAGTTGCTTATGTTCCGGATATGGATTTAGATCAAATTACTAAAGACAACAAAGGAACTTTATTCACAGAGCCTAAAAAAGACAAAACGATCACTGAAGATATGCGTCAAAAAGCCTTGAATAATCTATCTACAACCGATGATCACGGAATGCACATCGTAGGATTGGCAAAGGATCAGTCCGGAAAAGAGTATTATATGGTGAAGAATTCTTGGGGAGTTACCAATGATTTCGAAGGCTACATCTATGTAACCAGACCGTATGTTGAGTACAAATCTACAGCAATTCTTGTTCACAAAAATGCGCTTCCAAAGTCTATTAAAAAGCAATTGAAGCTCACTAAAAACATTGGATTATAAGAATCACTTTTTGCCTTTACCGGCAATTTAGATATTTAAATCTGTTAAAGAAACCGTTTTCAAATTTTGAGAACGGTTTTATTTTTTCAATCAATAGAGAAATATTATATTTGATCTTCATCAAAATTATTTACTATGAAAAATCTAAGAAAATTAGTGAAGACCGATTTAAAGAAGATCAACGGAGGAAATGCTCCGGAATGTCCGTTGGATACCGTTGAATGTTATTATCCACCCAAAAACGGAAATCCGGGATACTGGAAATGTATTTCAATAACTTTTGGCTGTCCGAATTAAGACTAAAAACCGCTTCAAGATCATTCTTGAAGCGGTTTCGTTTAAAATAATTGATAGGTAAAAATTTAAATATAAAATGTGAATTGTTAAAAGTTACTTTTATTCTCCCTTAAGCCAGAAAAGTTGTAAAATAAATTGAAGGCCAAACAAAACCACGATTACAATTCACAATTGTTTTTTAATAAAGGGTTGCCATACTTGCAGCGTTGAAATCCAATAGCTCTTCTGTTTTTCCTTCTTTTACTTTTCTCACCCATTCCGGATCCTGTAAAAGCGCTCTTCCAACAGCTACCAGATCAAAATCTCCTCTTTCCAGCCTTCTTGTTAATTCCGTTAAATCTGCCTTTTCAGTTCCCTGCCCTGCAAATGCTCCCATAAAATCTCCTTCAAGACCTACAGAACCTACAGTAATTGTCGGCTGACCTGTAATTTTCTTGGCCCAACCTGCAAAATTCAAGTCAGAACCTTCAAATTCAGCTTCCCAGAAACGTCGTTGTGAGCAGTGGAAAATATCAACTCCGGCTTCTTTTAATGGCAATAACCACTCTTCCATTTCTTCGGGAGTATTGGCTAATCTTGTAGAATAATCCTGTTGTTTCCATTGAGAAAGACGGATGATAATTGTAAAGTCTTCCCCTACAGCAGCTCTGATTGTTTTTACAACATCTACAGCAAATTTGCTTCTTTCTTTTAAGGTTTTTCCTCCATACTCATCGGTTCTTGTGTTGGTAACTTCCCAGAAGAACTGATCGATCAAATAACCGTGTGCTCCATGGATTTCAACGACATCAAAGCCAAGATCTTTTGCAGATTTTGCAGAAGCCGCAAACTGTGCAATCGTATCCTGAATATCCTCCAATGTCATTGTAGAAGCTTTTTCCATATCCACCAAAGGATAATCTTCTGACATCCTCGTATCTCCAACGTGCCAGATTTGAGGTCCCATTTTTCCCCCGTTTTCATGAACAGCATCGATAACATTTTTCCATCCGTTTAATGCTTCTGTTCCATAAAAATCAGGGATATTCTGCATATTTTT is a window of Candidatus Chryseobacterium colombiense DNA encoding:
- a CDS encoding von Willebrand factor type A domain-containing protein; translation: MENNHDIDKKFNEASKVEEPMTFPGFDKVWAQVEEKLDIKENKKRIIPIWLPYGIAVSLIIGLGAFYFINKNDDSAIKKTAIAQHTVYPKVNSSVQAIDSTVKSNIEKEIAVAKSSVEKPSTLVFDDKIPEPVKKVNEIYTTDQYYIKKKDNQQSEKEKYEGTDGDGVLDKEDKETSIEGVVVTGYRTVKKQSYTSSATSIASTEIVSNKRSKKYKENITSSPSIALNYVQGQTNDGYISNSPNVRTEFIEKRPNANIMNIVQGQLAGVNINTGSGQPGSKPTVLIRGIGSLNGNAQPLYVINGKVSDAKEFGKLNPNTVESINVLKDASATSLYGSRASNGVVVITTKKLSRKQRKAYEKLQKVQDSIKKAKFIEKQNNEEYDAFIENPFELTKNQSVSTFSIDVDNAAYSNIRRMINNGEMVDKNAVRIEEMINYFKYSYPQPKNDQPFSINTEYGDSPWNTKYKLLKIGLQGKSIPANQLPASNFVFLIDVSGSMDAPNKLPLLKSSFKVLLDQLRSEDKVGIVVYAGSAGMVLSPTSAREKNKIIEALDNLQAGGSTAGGEGIELAYKLAQENFIKGGNNRVIIATDGDFNVGASSTGDLQTLVEEKRKSGVFLTCLGFGMGNFKDNRMETLADKGNGNYAYIDNMQEANKFLGKEFAGSMYAIAKDVKIQIEFNPQFVKSYRLIGYENRKLKNEDFTNDAIDAGELGSGHTVTALYEIIPNDVQSDFLPKETELKYTHQTSDSNFGNELATVKFRYKKPDGDKSTEITQVVQKSDISISGASEDFKFASSVAWFGLILRNSKFIQNKDLKEVENLAKKGRGKDDEGYRAEFVRLVESYKTQQ
- a CDS encoding NADH:flavin oxidoreductase is translated as MSTESLFKPFKYKNLELKNRIVMAPMTRAQSDNGVPTQQIAEYYARRAASEVGLILSEGTVINRPGSKNMQNIPDFYGTEALNGWKNVIDAVHENGGKMGPQIWHVGDTRMSEDYPLVDMEKASTMTLEDIQDTIAQFAASAKSAKDLGFDVVEIHGAHGYLIDQFFWEVTNTRTDEYGGKTLKERSKFAVDVVKTIRAAVGEDFTIIIRLSQWKQQDYSTRLANTPEEMEEWLLPLKEAGVDIFHCSQRRFWEAEFEGSDLNFAGWAKKITGQPTITVGSVGLEGDFMGAFAGQGTEKADLTELTRRLERGDFDLVAVGRALLQDPEWVRKVKEGKTEELLDFNAASMATLY
- a CDS encoding helix-turn-helix domain-containing protein, producing the protein MQLSEAKEKYIQTWGTLATNWGINRTMAQVHALLLAEGKPLSTDEVMEMLAISRGNANMNLRNLMDWGLVRKELMKGDRKEYFFAERDMWYLFKQLVKERKKREIEPVLSSISELKNIDENTEEAQKFTALMDEMENVTGKIFNIMDLAIKSDDHWLVGKITNLLK
- a CDS encoding sigma-70 family RNA polymerase sigma factor, whose product is MEHELLIACQRNDRNAQRKVYENMAGKLYSVCRRYLKNDEDIQEVLADTFYKIFTKLDQLQNPDIFEAWAKKITVNECLQKLRAMKALHISLDENMIESSDVPVENLSFEKDILKLLNFLPEGCRAIFNLFAIEGYPHKEIATMLSISEGTSKSQLNFARKKLQELLVNHNI
- a CDS encoding C1 family peptidase: MKNTKIASLLFVLSAGSIMFAQDDLINKLKNNQSQNANFQFTTLKDVGATSVKNQGSSGTCWSYSGNSFLESEMQRMGKKPVDLAEIFTARNSYHDKAKLYVLNNGAISWGDGGELHDVINMYKKYGAVPQDVYTGLKSGQTLNNFSEMQGKIKPVLDSLVQAASKGKLTDNWMASVDAILDEYLGKIPTNFTYEGKSYTPQTFAKEVVGINPEDYVEISSYKDYPYYQKFVVPIPDNWSHDSDWNVPMKDLTAIIDNAVSKGYSVGWATDVSEPYFSYKNGVAYVPDMDLDQITKDNKGTLFTEPKKDKTITEDMRQKALNNLSTTDDHGMHIVGLAKDQSGKEYYMVKNSWGVTNDFEGYIYVTRPYVEYKSTAILVHKNALPKSIKKQLKLTKNIGL